The following DNA comes from Streptomyces globosus.
GGGACGGCGCCCGAGTACGGGGCAGCGGGTATTCGCTGCGAAAACGATGCGAGTGGCCCGGAGGGCCGCCTGCCGGGAGGCTCTGCCCATGGATGCAGCGGAGCACGACGAGCGGTTGGCAGCCGGTTTCGCAGCCGGTGACGAGCGGTGCATGGAGGCCGTCTACCGGCGCTGGCGGCCCCTGGTCCACGCCCTCGCCCAGCGGAGCCTGGGCGACGAGCGCGAGGCCGAGGACGTCACGCAGCAGGTGTTCCTCGCGGCCTGGCGCGGGCGGCACGGCTACCGGCCGGGACCGGGAGGGCTGGGGGCGTGGCTGACGGGCATCACCCGCCACAAGGTGGCGGACGCCCTGGAGGCCCGGACCCGGCGGGCCCGGGCGGCGGCCGCGGCCGCGCGGGTGGCCCCGGCCCCGGACAGCGCGTGGGGCGCGCCGCGGCCCGTCGCGGAGCAGGCGGTGGACCGGCTGGTGGTCCTCGGGGAGCTGGCCCGGCTGCCGTCGGCGCAGCAGCGGGTACTGCGGCTGGCGTTCTACGGCGACCTGACGCAGGTGCAGATCGCGGACCGCACGGGGCTGCCGCTGGGAACGGTCAAGAGCCATATGCGCAGGGCGCTGCACCAGCTGCGGCGCACCCTGCCGGAGGCGGCGCCTGCGCTCCGATGACGGCGAGGGCGGAGCGCAGCCCGTGCAGCCGCACCGTGCCCGGTACGGGTGTGCCCGCGCCCCAGCCGGGGCCCGCGAGCAGCAGCGCCGACTGCGTGCGCGCCCCCCGGAGCCCCCACTCGATGCGGGCCAGGGAC
Coding sequences within:
- a CDS encoding RNA polymerase sigma factor; translated protein: MDAAEHDERLAAGFAAGDERCMEAVYRRWRPLVHALAQRSLGDEREAEDVTQQVFLAAWRGRHGYRPGPGGLGAWLTGITRHKVADALEARTRRARAAAAAARVAPAPDSAWGAPRPVAEQAVDRLVVLGELARLPSAQQRVLRLAFYGDLTQVQIADRTGLPLGTVKSHMRRALHQLRRTLPEAAPALR